The Bradyrhizobium sp. B097 genome contains the following window.
CCTGGTCCCCGCCACGGCTCGCCGATCGGCAGCTTCAGCCTCGCACCGGGCGCTCTCCGGAAACAAAGCGGTGAAAGTATTCTCCGCGCCGGATGAGTTCGCGAGCGCGAGGGCGGCCTCCAGCCTTCCCACGGCCGTGGGTTGGGGTTGATCGGATGCTGACGTCATTCGTCGAAGCTCCTCACCGGGGTTGGCGGTCAAGCGATAACCGGCAGGACGTCTATGTCGTAGCCGTGGATCAGGGAGCGTTTGAGAACCGGATCGCTCAGCTCCATCTCGAAGCGCGCCCCCGGGCGAATTCCGCCGATCGCACCCGGCGTCCCGCAGAACATCAGGGTCCCGGCAGGGAGGAGATCGGCGCTCGCGTAACGACGAATGAGATCGCGCGGTGTTCTTAGCGACGAGACAGGACTTTCCTGATACAGCACCCGCTTGCCATCGATCGTCGCCCAGGAACGAAGGACCAATTCATCCCAGTGCGGTTCGACATCAGCGTAGCTCCAGAGCTGCAGGCCGACCGGCTTGCCGCAGAGCTGCTTCGAAAGTGCGATCCCCATAGCTTCCGCCCTGCGATCGGTGTGGTCGGATCCGATTCCGATCCAAAGTCCATCGGCCATCGCGACCAAGACCGGCTCGACCTCACCGGAACTGTCCGGACCGAGCACCGTCAGGCGATCCGCCTGCGTCAGTATCTGGGCTGCGACACGGTAGTAAAGCGGCGTCGTCGACGGGCGCGGGATTCCGAGCGCAGCAAGCTCCTCGATGTGGTGCTCGATCGTCGCCGCGTCCCTGCCCGCCCAACCCGCGATCACGAGCGATTCGATTTCGACGCCGACATGATCGGTTCGATCCTTCGCGATGCGGTCAAACTTCATGAACATGGGCTTTTTCATCCTTGGTAGTTGGAACAAGAATCTCGCCGCGCTCGATCTGCAATGTGCGGTCGGCAACGCGGTCGAGCAGAACCGGCGAGGATTCCGTGATCAGCAACGCGAGTTCGGGCCGGTGCTTGCGCAGCTCGCCGAGCGTCCGCGCATATTCGAGCGCGAGGGCCGGCGCCAGGCCCTGGAAGGGTTCATCGAGCAACAGGACCTTGCGCGCCACAGTCAACGCACGGCCCAGCGCAACCATCTTGCCCTGCCCGCCGGAAACACCGCCCGCAGGTCTCGACCGCATCACATGCAGTTCCGGCAGGAGCATATAGATTTCGTCCAGCCTGCGACCGATTTCCGCCTTGTCGAGGTTGAGCGCCAGGGCCGGAAGGCGGATGTTCTCCTCCACGCTCAGCTCCGGTATCAATCGGCGGTCTTCCGGGGCATATCCGATACCGGCCCGGGCGCGGGTGTAGGCCGGCATATTGCCGAGATCGTCGGAATCGAGGCGGATCGAGCCCTCGTCGTGCGGGATGAGCCCCATGATTGCGCGAAGCGTCGTTGTCTTGCCGGCACCATTGCGGCCGATCAACACTGTCGTCTTGCGCGCGACGACATCGCAGCTGACCTTGCGCAGCACACGCACGCCTTCGATCGAGACGCTGACCTTGTCGACACAGAGCATCATGCCACTCCCACGACGCGCTCGCGCACCAGCGCATTGCTGAACACCTCTTCGGGCCGTCCTTCGGCCATGATGTTGCCGGCGTTCCAGACCAGCACGCGGCTCGCATAGCGAGCGACCACGTCCATGTCGTGCTCGACGAACAGCGCCGTAATCCGGCGCTGGCGCAGCGCACTCATCAGCGCTTCCATCAGTGGAAACCGCTCGATCGCGCTGACACCACTTGTAGGCTCGTCGAGCAGCAGCAGCCGCGGCTTGAGCGCAAGCGCGACCGCGATGTCGAGCAGCTTGCGATGCCCCTCGGGCAGCGTGCTGCTGATTCGTTCACTGTCGCCGGCGAGCCCGACAAGGTCGAGCAGCGCTTCGGCCTCCTCGCGCCGGCTTGCGATCTCGAGCGGACGCACCACGTTCCACAAGCCGTCCTTGGCGGCTAGCGCCAGCATCATATTGTCGATTACGCGCTGCGCGGAGAACAACTGCGGGATCTGGAAGGCACGCGCCATGCCGCGCCGCGCGATCGCTCGCGGCGACATTCGGGTGATGTCCTGCCCGTCAAGTCTCACGCTGCCCGATCGCGGACGAATGTAGCCGGTGCAGATGTTCAGCAACGTCGTCTTGCCCGAACCGTTTGGGCCGATGATGGCGAGAAACTCGCCGTCGTAAATCGAGATGCTGACGCCGTCGGCGGCCTTGACCCCGTTGAAGGCGACGTGAAGCTCTTCGGCCTCAAGGATCGGACGCGTCATAGGCGCGACGCCTCCTTGCGCGAGAACAGCCCGTAGAACCCTTGCGGCATGAACATGATCACCACGATCAAGGCCGCTCCGACGATCATGTTCCAGGCATCAGTCACGGTGACGGCCGCGCTGTGCAGCAACTCCAGGAACAGCGCACCGAGAAACGCGCCGGGCACGCCGCCGATGCCGCCGAGCACGGCGACCAGCACAAGATGACCCGACGCGGTCCAGAACGCGAAGTCGGGCACGACCCGGCCGATCGCAAAGCCGGCAATCGCGCCGCCGAGCCCGGCCAACGCCGCCGAGATGATATAGGCGATCAGGAGCACGGCCCACACTGGAATTCCCAGATACTCAAGCCGGATCTCATTGGTGTGGACCGCCGATAGAGCTTGCCCCAGCGGGCTGTTCAAATAGCGCTGCACGGCAAGCCCCACCAACACCATCAGCCCCAGGCTGAGATAGAACAGAATGTTCTTGAAGACAGGCTCGGCGACCACGACCCCGAAGATCGCGGGAATCGGCACCGGCATGCCGTCGGTGCCGCCGGTAACACCGTAGAGCTTGGCGCACAGCGCGTAGAACACCATCGAGACGGCGAGGTTCAGCATCGCAAAGAAGATCGCGCGATAGCGCACCAGGAACGATCCGGCGATGGCGCCGACCAGCGCTGCAGACAGCACCGAGAGGATCAGCAGCACGCCGAAATCGTTGATCCCGGCCCGCGCCAGGAACGCAACACCATAGGCGCTGGCGGCAAAGAACATCGCATGGCCGATCGAGATCAGCCCAGCGCGCAGCAACACGGCGACGCCAAGTGCGGCAAAGCCCTTGGCGACGGCCAGAGTCAGCACGAATTGCAGCCAGGGCGCAAACAGCGGAAGTGCAGCGAGAACGAGAACTGCGGCGGCGGCAGGAATGGTGCGCATCAGATCCTCCGCGCCGTGACTGAGCCGAACAGGCCGTAGGGACGGATCAGGAGCACCGCAAGCATCGCCGCATAGGGCGCAACCGCATCCAGCGACGGTGCCAGATAGATCGCAAGCACGCGCGCCACGCCGACGATCAGTGAGGCAACCGCGGCGCCTTCGATCTGCCCGAGGCCGCCGATCGCCGCCACCGCAAAAGCGAGCACCATGGTGTCCGCGCCGAGCCCTGGCGCGATGCCGGAGGTCGGGGTCGCCAGCGCCCCGCCCAGCGCCGCCAGGAATACGCCGAGCGAGAACGCCAGGATGAATATCCGGTTGGTGTCGATGCCGATCGCCTGCGCCATCTCGCGGTCGGTCACGACAGCGGTGATCAGCCGCCCGAGCCTTGTGTGATTGATCAGGAGCCGCAGTCCGATCACGACGAGCAACGCCAGTCCGATCAGCA
Protein-coding sequences here:
- a CDS encoding DUF2848 domain-containing protein; translated protein: MFMKFDRIAKDRTDHVGVEIESLVIAGWAGRDAATIEHHIEELAALGIPRPSTTPLYYRVAAQILTQADRLTVLGPDSSGEVEPVLVAMADGLWIGIGSDHTDRRAEAMGIALSKQLCGKPVGLQLWSYADVEPHWDELVLRSWATIDGKRVLYQESPVSSLRTPRDLIRRYASADLLPAGTLMFCGTPGAIGGIRPGARFEMELSDPVLKRSLIHGYDIDVLPVIA
- a CDS encoding ATP-binding cassette domain-containing protein, which gives rise to MLCVDKVSVSIEGVRVLRKVSCDVVARKTTVLIGRNGAGKTTTLRAIMGLIPHDEGSIRLDSDDLGNMPAYTRARAGIGYAPEDRRLIPELSVEENIRLPALALNLDKAEIGRRLDEIYMLLPELHVMRSRPAGGVSGGQGKMVALGRALTVARKVLLLDEPFQGLAPALALEYARTLGELRKHRPELALLITESSPVLLDRVADRTLQIERGEILVPTTKDEKAHVHEV
- a CDS encoding ATP-binding cassette domain-containing protein, translating into MTRPILEAEELHVAFNGVKAADGVSISIYDGEFLAIIGPNGSGKTTLLNICTGYIRPRSGSVRLDGQDITRMSPRAIARRGMARAFQIPQLFSAQRVIDNMMLALAAKDGLWNVVRPLEIASRREEAEALLDLVGLAGDSERISSTLPEGHRKLLDIAVALALKPRLLLLDEPTSGVSAIERFPLMEALMSALRQRRITALFVEHDMDVVARYASRVLVWNAGNIMAEGRPEEVFSNALVRERVVGVA
- a CDS encoding branched-chain amino acid ABC transporter permease, whose translation is MRTIPAAAAVLVLAALPLFAPWLQFVLTLAVAKGFAALGVAVLLRAGLISIGHAMFFAASAYGVAFLARAGINDFGVLLILSVLSAALVGAIAGSFLVRYRAIFFAMLNLAVSMVFYALCAKLYGVTGGTDGMPVPIPAIFGVVVAEPVFKNILFYLSLGLMVLVGLAVQRYLNSPLGQALSAVHTNEIRLEYLGIPVWAVLLIAYIISAALAGLGGAIAGFAIGRVVPDFAFWTASGHLVLVAVLGGIGGVPGAFLGALFLELLHSAAVTVTDAWNMIVGAALIVVIMFMPQGFYGLFSRKEASRL